A genomic window from Silene latifolia isolate original U9 population chromosome 11, ASM4854445v1, whole genome shotgun sequence includes:
- the LOC141611722 gene encoding uncharacterized protein LOC141611722: MSTSINTSPTGDKVVALTEWVTRNKELLLELQTKIRNVRDPNAPIRISTLNALKSKKHTRDTLQDERYRVTVTVPSPLLQKINAYLGCSHGGKRSEYAAGESFKCENCTKDGVVSEPRITFNCEVFDGTEQLEITAFTEDTDKNFCVSALDISHIKHSEDCLAFEGIQAMLKNEPFTIEVSPKTDLSRNNILQWGLRDVIPIPEQLAISPSFPQAIFAKEATTINVAVQPPPVARQLDFRCPIKDPASVVFYTCSSQAKYCTSQPASSPCYKLPAVILSFFHHP; the protein is encoded by the exons ATGTCAACGTCAATTAATACAAGTCCTACAGGAGACAAGGTGGTTGCCCTCACAGAATG GGTAACTCGAAACAAGGAGCTCCTGCTCGAACTGCAAACAAAGATACGCAATGTGAGGGACCCTAATGCGCCAATTCGCATCAGTACTTTAAACGCCCTAAAGAGCAAAAAG CATACAAGAGACACACTTCAGGATGAGCGATACAGAGTCACAGTTACAGTGCCAAGTCCACTGCTACAAAAGATTAATGCATATTTGGGTTGCTCCCACGGTGGCAAGCGGTCGGAATATGCAGCaggtgagagcttcaagtgcgaaAATTGCACTAAGGATGGAGTTGTGTCTGAACCAAG GATAACATTTAATTGTGAAGTTTTTGATGGGACTGAACAGTTAGAAATCACAGCATTTACAGAGGACACTGACAAAAACTTCTGCGTGTCAGCATTAGATATATCTCACATAAAACACTCG GAGGACTGCTTAGCGTTTGAGGGCATTCAGGCTATGTTAAAGAACGAGCCATTCACAATTGAAGTGTCACCGAAGACGGACCTTTCACGAAACAATATATTGCAGTGGGGCCTACGAGATGTTATACCTATACCAGAACAACTAGCAATAAGTCCCTCATTTCCACAAGCAATTTTCGCAAAGGAGGCTACTACCATTAACGTCGCAGTACAGCCTCCACCAGTGGCTAGGCAATTGGATTTTAGATGCCCTATAAAAGATCCAGCATCAGTTGTATTCTACACTTGTTCCTCTCAAGCCAAATATTGTACCAGCCAGCCAGCATCTTCACCATGTTACAAACTCCCTGCTGTAATTCTGTCTTTCTTCCACCATCCATAG